The Babylonia areolata isolate BAREFJ2019XMU chromosome 22, ASM4173473v1, whole genome shotgun sequence genome contains a region encoding:
- the LOC143297070 gene encoding uncharacterized protein LOC143297070, producing the protein MASEDSTRPPQVHVNSARDVHFADSLTYIQALDQSQRTSHESHPGPTQLECTLDGQDVNGRPCRYVQTRIGIVAWAGDKGDVIIANNCTMVSYYLNDEAIRILTEKNFSAESVHEVLGKCLASLEWSPETICQHKFTALKLTVPEEKMPRLLQAILDLLSDSSDRLVRFVKQAFTECHAQLRAVVYGSLIFTFQHTDEARANEMLGSEEMQGKLIGIFYQFLPEWVRVYARWEVMSAECEPASICSAEPVARWLMPRPSRVVNSETVETVDQEAATVESKDEVPTVPGWDDLILTRPHLLTLYYPSDTPVKLSSRLPDLINRRSGQTIVMGRGMYLDVLLNDEHMPRCFVELWCQVEKDGKVRWFIRNLSDKRVVSLKLNGEKSIVRGNEVKELIDGHKLKLATLVFTVRIEEGDLARVNTAFQLQFRASKEDGSSEYTSGSSGYSSGSTGGSKYSSGSSGFPSSSIRRTSTSSELSSIISASELADREEYKTGLLGGFGFFV; encoded by the exons ATGGCGAGCGAAGATTCCACCCGTCCACCCCAAGTCCATGTTAACAGTGCACGGGATGTTCATTTCGCAGACAGCTTGACCTACATTCAAGCCCTAGATCAAAGTCAGAGGACCAGTCATGAGAGTCATCCAGGACCAACTCAGCTtg AGTGTACCCTGGATGGCCAGGATGTGAACGGTCGTCCATGCCGTTACGTTCAGACCAGAATTGGTATTGTGGCGTGGGCGGGTGACAAAGGCGATGTGATCATTGCCAACAATTGCACAATGGTCAGTTACTATCTGAACGATGAGGCCATACGGATACTGACTGAAAAGAACTTCAGTGCTGAAAGTGTTCACG AAGTCCTAGGTAAGTGCCTGGCCTCGTTGGAATGGTCTCCGGAAACTATCTGCCAGCACAAATTCACAGCACTCAAACTGACGGTGCCCGAGGAGAAAATGCCCAGATTGTTACAGGCTATCCTTGACCTTCTTTCGGACTCCTCTGACCGGCTGGTTCGTTTTGTGAAGCAGGCCTTCACAGAGTGTCATGCTCAGCTGAGGGCTGTCGTATATGGCTCGCTCATTTTTACGTTCCAACACACTGATGAAGCCAGAGCAAACGAGATGCTTGGATCAGAAGAAATGCAGGGGAAACTGATTGGTATCTTCTACCAGTTTCTGCCAGAATGGGTTCGTGTGTATGCCCGATGGGAAGTGATGTCAGCGGAATGTGAACCAGCTTCCATCTGCAGCGCAGAACCAGTGGCCAGATGGCTCATGCCTCGTCCATCCCGTGTTGTGAACAGTG AAACAGTAGAAACAGTGGACCAGGAGGCAGCGACAGTGGAGTCCAAGGACGAGGTTCCAACAGTGCCTGGTTGGGACGACCTCATCCTGACCagaccccacctcctcaccctctaCTACCCGTCCGACACCCCGGTCAAGCTCAGCAGCCGTCTTCCTGACCTCATCAATAGGCGGAGCGGCCAGACCATCGTGATGGGGCGGGGGATGTACCTGGACGTGCTGCTCAACGACGAGCACATGCCCCGCTGCTTCGTGGAGCTGTGGTGTCAAGTGGAGAAGGACGGGAAGGTCAGGTGGTTCATCAGGAACCTGAGCGACAAGAGGGTCGTCTCCCTGAAGCTGAACGGCGAGAAGAGCATCGTGAGGGGCAACGAGGTCAAGGAGCTGATCGACGGGCACAAGTTGAAGCTGGCCACGCTGGTGTTCACCGTGCGGATCGAGGAGGGGGACCTGGCCAGGGTGAACACAGCGTTCCAGCTGCAGTTCCGCGCCTCTAAGGAGGACGGCAGCTCGGAGTATACCTCCGGCAGCTCAGGGTATTCCTCCGGCAGCACGGGCGGCTCGAAGTATTCCTCAGGCAGCTCGGgatttccctcctcctccattcgGCGGACCTCCACCTCTTCGGAACTCAGCAGCATCATTTCCGCCTCGGAGCTGGCCGATCGGGAAGAGTACAAAACGGGGCTGTTGGGGGGATTTGGTTTTTTTGTCTGA